In one window of Mesorhizobium sp. B2-1-1 DNA:
- a CDS encoding MFS transporter, translated as MPLPILALAIASFCIGTTEFVIMGLLPEVAADLGVTIPAAGLLVTGYALGVVFGAPIVAMATAHLPRKPVLVGLAALFVVGNLLCAIAPNYWMLMGARVFTAFGHGAFFGIGSVVAASLVPRNKRASAIALMFAGLTLANILGVPAGTALGEAFGWRATFLAVVGIGLISVAAIAWLVPPDVTEPSGDGLRGELRVLGKLQMWLAMLIAALASASLFAVFTYIKPYLTDVSGLSTAAVTWVLLLFGAGMTIGNIIGGRLADWKLMPTVIGTLLLLAVLFVGFMQFGAIASVAIGIVFLWGMLVFVVVPPLQIRVVEAASEGPNLAATLNQGAFNVGNASGAWIGGVALSWGVSYANLPLVGAALALLAVAVAVASRALDQRAPVVTLQPAAQ; from the coding sequence ATGCCTTTGCCGATCCTTGCGCTTGCCATTGCGTCCTTCTGCATCGGCACCACCGAATTCGTCATCATGGGTCTGCTGCCGGAGGTCGCCGCCGACCTTGGCGTGACCATTCCCGCGGCCGGGCTGCTGGTCACGGGCTATGCGCTGGGCGTGGTCTTCGGCGCGCCAATCGTGGCGATGGCCACCGCGCATCTGCCGCGCAAGCCGGTGCTGGTCGGACTGGCCGCACTGTTCGTCGTCGGCAACCTGCTCTGCGCCATCGCGCCCAATTACTGGATGCTGATGGGCGCGCGCGTCTTCACCGCCTTCGGCCACGGCGCCTTCTTCGGCATCGGTTCGGTCGTCGCCGCCAGCCTGGTGCCCCGCAACAAGCGTGCCAGCGCCATCGCGCTGATGTTCGCCGGCCTGACGCTGGCTAACATCCTCGGCGTTCCCGCCGGAACGGCGCTTGGCGAAGCCTTCGGCTGGCGCGCCACCTTCCTGGCGGTGGTCGGCATCGGGCTGATCTCGGTCGCGGCGATCGCTTGGCTAGTGCCGCCGGATGTCACTGAACCAAGCGGCGACGGCTTGCGCGGCGAATTGCGCGTGCTCGGCAAGCTGCAGATGTGGCTGGCCATGCTGATCGCGGCGCTCGCCTCAGCCAGCCTGTTTGCCGTCTTCACCTATATCAAGCCCTATCTCACCGACGTGTCGGGCCTGTCCACGGCGGCGGTCACCTGGGTGCTCTTGCTGTTCGGCGCCGGCATGACCATCGGCAACATCATCGGCGGCCGGCTGGCCGACTGGAAGCTGATGCCGACGGTCATCGGCACGCTGCTGCTGCTGGCGGTCCTGTTTGTCGGCTTCATGCAGTTCGGCGCTATCGCCAGTGTCGCCATAGGCATCGTCTTCCTGTGGGGCATGCTCGTCTTCGTCGTCGTGCCGCCGTTGCAGATCCGTGTCGTGGAAGCCGCTTCCGAGGGACCGAACCTTGCCGCCACGCTGAACCAGGGCGCCTTCAATGTCGGCAACGCCAGCGGCGCCTGGATCGGCGGCGTGGCGCTCTCCTGGGGCGTTTCCTATGCCAACCTGCCGCTGGTGGGCGCGGCACTCGCTCTGCTGGCGGTCGCCGTAGCCGTTGCCTCGCGGGCACTGGACCAGCGCGCTCCGGTCGTCACTCTTCAACCTGCCGCGCAGTAG
- a CDS encoding FAD-containing oxidoreductase, translating into MTAKTFDAIVIGAGQAGPSLAGRLTAAGMSVALIERKLVGGTCVNTGCMPTKAMVASAYAAHLARRAADYGVTLSGPVGVDYARVKARKDKVSNDARGNLETWIADMDKCTLYRGHARFESANTVRVGDDLLTAGKIFLNTGGRASVPDLPGIHDIDFLTNSSMMDLDVLPRHLVVVGGSYISLEFAQMFRRFGAEVTIVEKGSRLIGREDEDVSDAILLILENEGIAVHLGADAISFARQGEDIAVAFSAGKPPAVGSHVLLALGRTPNTDDLGLDQAGIEVDKRGFITVDDQLRTSVPGIWAMGDCNGKGAFTHTSYNDYEIVAANLLDNDPRKVTDRIEAYALYIDPPLGRCGMTEASVKKSGRRALVGQRPMSRVGRAVEKGETQGFMKILVDADTREILGCCVLGPGGDEAVHCVLDLMYAKAPVDTLARAMHIHPNVSELLPTIAQELKPLV; encoded by the coding sequence ATGACGGCGAAAACCTTCGATGCCATCGTCATCGGTGCCGGCCAGGCCGGCCCTTCGCTGGCCGGCCGGCTGACCGCGGCCGGCATGAGCGTGGCGCTGATCGAGCGCAAGCTGGTCGGCGGCACCTGCGTCAACACCGGCTGCATGCCGACCAAGGCCATGGTCGCCAGCGCCTATGCCGCGCATCTGGCGCGGCGCGCCGCGGACTATGGCGTGACCCTCTCCGGCCCGGTCGGCGTCGACTATGCCAGGGTCAAGGCGCGCAAGGACAAGGTGTCGAACGACGCCCGCGGCAATCTGGAAACCTGGATCGCCGACATGGATAAATGCACGCTCTATCGCGGCCATGCGCGTTTCGAATCCGCCAACACGGTGCGCGTCGGCGATGATCTCCTGACCGCCGGCAAGATCTTTCTCAACACCGGCGGCCGCGCATCGGTACCGGATCTGCCCGGCATTCACGACATCGACTTTCTCACCAACTCTTCGATGATGGACCTCGACGTGTTGCCGCGCCACCTCGTGGTGGTCGGCGGCAGCTACATCTCGCTCGAATTCGCGCAGATGTTCCGCCGCTTCGGCGCGGAGGTCACGATTGTCGAAAAGGGCTCGCGGCTGATCGGCCGCGAAGACGAGGATGTGTCCGACGCCATCCTGTTGATCCTCGAAAACGAAGGCATCGCGGTCCATCTCGGCGCCGACGCCATAAGCTTCGCCAGGCAGGGCGAGGATATTGCTGTTGCCTTCTCCGCCGGCAAGCCGCCGGCCGTCGGCTCGCATGTGCTCCTGGCTCTGGGGCGAACGCCCAATACCGACGATCTCGGCCTCGACCAGGCCGGCATCGAGGTCGACAAACGCGGCTTCATCACCGTCGACGACCAGTTGCGCACCAGCGTGCCCGGCATCTGGGCGATGGGCGACTGCAATGGCAAGGGCGCCTTCACCCACACGTCCTACAACGATTACGAGATCGTTGCGGCCAATTTGCTCGACAATGATCCGCGCAAGGTCACCGACCGCATCGAGGCCTACGCTCTGTACATTGACCCGCCGCTCGGCCGCTGCGGCATGACCGAGGCGTCAGTGAAGAAGTCGGGACGCCGCGCGCTGGTCGGCCAGCGGCCGATGAGCCGTGTCGGCCGCGCCGTCGAGAAAGGCGAGACGCAAGGCTTCATGAAGATCCTCGTCGACGCTGACACAAGGGAAATCCTCGGCTGCTGCGTGCTTGGCCCCGGCGGCGATGAAGCCGTGCATTGCGTGCTTGACCTGATGTATGCCAAGGCGCCTGTGGACACGCTGGCGCGCGCCATGCACATCCACCCCAATGTCTCGGAACTGCTGCCAACCATCGCCCAGGAGTTGAAGCCGCTGGTCTGA
- a CDS encoding DUF4126 domain-containing protein — MLYILALLIGVIAGLRAMTAPAAVAWGAWLGWLPVAGTWASFMSHWAAVGIFTILAIVELVTDQLPSTPSRKVPQQFGARILLGAFSGAVIGATGGATIVCLIAGAIGAVIGTLGGAEARGRLAAAFGKDQPAAFIEDAVAIVGGLLIVAAVA; from the coding sequence ATGCTTTACATTCTTGCACTTCTGATCGGGGTCATTGCCGGCCTGCGCGCCATGACCGCGCCGGCCGCCGTCGCCTGGGGCGCCTGGCTCGGCTGGCTGCCGGTTGCCGGCACCTGGGCAAGCTTCATGAGCCACTGGGCCGCTGTCGGCATTTTCACTATCCTGGCCATCGTCGAGCTGGTCACCGATCAGTTGCCGTCGACGCCGAGCCGCAAGGTGCCGCAGCAATTCGGCGCCCGCATCCTGCTCGGCGCCTTCAGCGGCGCCGTGATCGGCGCCACTGGCGGCGCCACCATCGTCTGCCTGATCGCCGGCGCCATAGGGGCCGTCATCGGCACGCTCGGCGGCGCGGAGGCGCGCGGCCGGCTGGCGGCCGCCTTCGGCAAGGACCAGCCCGCGGCCTTCATTGAGGATGCGGTCGCAATCGTCGGCGGCCTCTTGATCGTGGCGGCGGTGGCATGA
- a CDS encoding sugar O-acetyltransferase — MAESERAKMAAGEWYTCMDDELEALRGVAAGAVFEHNSLAPRQRGNIGPALQDLLGGAGEGARIEAPFHCAYGFNIFLGDGVFLNAGCIILDTASVRIGKGTLLGPNVQIYCAEHHREAAGRQAGLEIARRVEIGADAWIGGSAVILGGISIGEGAIVGAGAVVTRDVPANMTVVGNPARAVKRG; from the coding sequence ATGGCTGAGAGCGAACGCGCAAAAATGGCGGCGGGCGAGTGGTATACGTGCATGGATGACGAACTGGAGGCGCTGCGCGGCGTGGCTGCGGGCGCCGTATTCGAGCACAATTCGCTTGCGCCCCGTCAGCGCGGCAACATCGGGCCTGCCTTGCAGGATCTGCTCGGCGGCGCGGGCGAGGGCGCCCGCATCGAGGCGCCGTTCCACTGTGCCTATGGCTTCAACATCTTTCTCGGGGACGGCGTCTTTCTCAATGCCGGCTGCATCATTCTCGACACGGCAAGCGTGCGCATCGGCAAGGGAACGCTGCTCGGCCCCAATGTGCAGATCTATTGCGCCGAGCATCACAGGGAGGCCGCGGGGCGACAAGCCGGGCTGGAAATCGCCAGGCGGGTCGAGATCGGTGCCGATGCCTGGATCGGCGGCAGTGCCGTCATCCTCGGCGGGATCAGCATCGGCGAGGGCGCCATCGTCGGCGCCGGCGCCGTGGTGACGCGCGACGTGCCCGCGAACATGACGGTGGTCGGCAATCCGGCGCGGGCGGTCAAACGCGGTTGA
- a CDS encoding GlxA family transcriptional regulator, which produces MTHQIVAVVAVLAFDGISPFHLSVPCLVFGEDRTSFGLPRFDFRICAIEAGPVHTEAGLSVAAPHGLEGLDGADIVIVPSWRDLEDPLPEPLTQALRRAHRSGALIVGLCLGTFAVAAAGLLGGRRAATHWAYAERLQKLHPDIAVDAEVLYVDNGDVVTSAGVAAGLDCCLHIVRARYGAEAALRLARQIVLSPHRQGGQAQFIERPLARSADTDRFTQALDAVRATLGDAHSLDRVAEAAGLTRRTFTRRFQKSIGTSFGDWLIEQRLELAQRLLEATEKSMDVVAFEAGFGSAASLRQHFSARLRTSPAQYRREFSRRADQGDRSPHALSH; this is translated from the coding sequence ATGACCCACCAGATCGTCGCCGTCGTCGCCGTCCTCGCCTTCGACGGCATCAGCCCGTTCCATCTCTCCGTGCCTTGCCTGGTGTTCGGCGAAGATCGCACATCGTTCGGCCTGCCGCGCTTCGACTTCCGCATCTGCGCGATCGAGGCCGGTCCCGTCCACACCGAGGCCGGGCTGAGCGTCGCCGCGCCGCATGGGCTTGAGGGGCTCGACGGCGCCGACATCGTCATCGTGCCGAGTTGGCGGGATCTCGAAGACCCGCTGCCGGAACCGCTGACCCAGGCATTGCGGCGGGCCCACCGCAGTGGTGCCCTGATCGTCGGCCTTTGCCTGGGAACATTCGCAGTCGCTGCTGCCGGACTGCTTGGCGGTCGGCGTGCGGCCACGCATTGGGCCTATGCCGAGCGGCTTCAGAAGCTTCATCCCGACATCGCGGTGGACGCCGAGGTGCTCTATGTCGACAATGGCGACGTGGTGACGTCGGCCGGCGTCGCGGCCGGGCTCGACTGCTGCCTCCATATCGTTCGCGCCCGCTACGGCGCCGAGGCAGCACTGCGGCTCGCGCGGCAGATCGTGCTCTCCCCGCACCGGCAAGGCGGACAGGCGCAGTTCATCGAGCGCCCGCTGGCGAGGAGCGCCGATACCGACAGGTTCACACAAGCACTCGACGCGGTGCGTGCGACGCTCGGCGATGCGCACAGCCTGGACCGCGTCGCCGAAGCCGCCGGCCTGACCCGGCGCACCTTCACCCGCCGCTTCCAGAAATCGATCGGCACCAGTTTCGGCGATTGGCTGATCGAGCAACGGCTTGAACTGGCGCAGCGTCTGCTCGAGGCGACGGAAAAATCGATGGACGTCGTGGCCTTCGAGGCCGGCTTCGGCAGCGCCGCTTCGCTACGCCAGCATTTTTCGGCGCGTCTCAGGACCTCCCCGGCGCAATACCGGCGTGAATTTTCCAGGCGGGCCGACCAGGGCGACCGGTCGCCGCACGCGCTTTCGCACTGA
- a CDS encoding cysteine hydrolase family protein, whose protein sequence is MSEPASKTPRRALVVVDVQNDYDGGNLAIQHPPFRDSVVNVARAMDAAAAAGIKVVVVKQMAPETSPIFAKGSHGAELHPEISRRPRDHYVEKTLPSAFTGTDLEEWLRANAVDTIVVVGYMTHNCDLSTIIHAVHMGFAVEFLSDATGSVPYANSAGYASAEEIHRVVTIILQSRFAAVLKTAEWIECLKTGTLPERDTIFGSNQRALARNAA, encoded by the coding sequence ATGTCCGAACCAGCCAGCAAGACGCCGCGCCGCGCGCTCGTCGTCGTGGACGTCCAGAATGACTATGACGGCGGCAATCTCGCCATCCAGCATCCGCCGTTCCGCGACAGCGTCGTCAACGTGGCGCGCGCCATGGACGCGGCAGCCGCGGCCGGCATCAAGGTGGTGGTCGTCAAGCAGATGGCGCCGGAGACGTCACCAATCTTCGCCAAGGGCAGCCATGGCGCGGAATTGCATCCCGAGATATCGAGGCGGCCACGCGACCACTATGTCGAGAAGACGCTGCCTTCCGCCTTCACCGGCACCGATCTCGAAGAGTGGCTGCGCGCCAACGCTGTCGATACGATCGTGGTGGTCGGCTACATGACGCATAATTGCGACCTGTCGACCATCATCCACGCCGTGCATATGGGCTTTGCCGTCGAGTTCCTGTCCGACGCGACCGGCTCGGTGCCTTACGCCAACAGCGCCGGCTATGCCTCGGCCGAGGAGATCCACCGCGTGGTGACAATCATCCTGCAGTCGCGCTTCGCCGCCGTGCTCAAGACCGCCGAATGGATCGAGTGCCTGAAGACCGGCACCTTGCCGGAACGCGATACGATCTTCGGCTCCAACCAGCGGGCGCTGGCTCGCAACGCTGCGTAG
- a CDS encoding formate--tetrahydrofolate ligase: MAEVKSDIEIARGAKKKQIQEIGAKIGIPTEHLLPYGHDKAKVSAEFIKSVKGNKDGKLILVTAINPTPAGEGKTTTTVGLGDGLNRIGKKAIICIREASLGPNFGVKGGAAGGGYAQVVPMEDMNLHFTGDFHAITTAHNLLSALIDNHIYWGNELGIDTRRVAWRRVMDMNDRALREIICSLGGVANGYPREAGFDITVASEVMAILCLATDLKDLEKRLGDIIVAYRRDKSPVYARDLKADGAMAVLLKDAMQPNLVQTLENNPAFVHGGPFANIAHGCNSVVATTTALKLADYVVTEAGFGADLGAEKFFDIKCRKAGLKPAAAVIVATVRAMKMNGGVKKEDLGKENIEAVKKGCANLGRHIENIRQFGVPAVVAINHFYSDTDGEIQAMKDYVASMGEEAILCKHWANGSAGIEDLAKKVVALAESGASQFAPLYPDAMPLFEKINTIVQRIYRGSEAIADKSVRDQLHAWEQAGYGHLPVCMAKTQYSFSTDPNLRGAPTGHTVPVREVRLSAGAGFVVIICGEVMTMPGLPRAPSSEKIFLNEAGQIEGLF, from the coding sequence ATGGCAGAAGTGAAGTCCGACATCGAGATCGCCCGCGGTGCGAAGAAAAAACAGATCCAGGAGATCGGCGCCAAGATCGGCATCCCGACCGAACACCTTTTGCCCTATGGCCATGACAAGGCGAAGGTCTCCGCCGAATTCATCAAATCGGTGAAGGGCAACAAGGACGGCAAGCTGATCCTGGTCACCGCCATCAACCCGACCCCGGCCGGCGAAGGCAAGACGACCACCACCGTCGGCCTCGGCGACGGCCTGAACCGCATCGGCAAGAAAGCGATCATCTGCATCCGCGAAGCCTCGCTCGGTCCGAATTTCGGCGTCAAGGGCGGTGCGGCCGGCGGCGGCTACGCGCAGGTCGTGCCGATGGAGGACATGAATCTCCATTTCACCGGTGACTTCCATGCCATCACCACCGCGCACAACCTCCTGTCGGCGTTGATCGACAACCACATTTACTGGGGCAATGAGCTCGGCATCGACACCCGCCGCGTTGCCTGGCGCCGCGTCATGGACATGAACGACCGGGCGCTGCGCGAGATCATCTGCTCGCTCGGCGGCGTCGCCAACGGCTATCCGCGCGAGGCCGGGTTCGACATCACCGTCGCCTCGGAGGTCATGGCCATCCTGTGCCTCGCCACCGACCTGAAGGACCTGGAGAAGCGCCTGGGCGACATCATCGTCGCCTATCGCCGCGACAAGTCGCCTGTCTATGCCCGCGACCTCAAGGCCGACGGCGCCATGGCCGTGCTGCTCAAGGACGCCATGCAGCCGAATCTGGTGCAGACGCTGGAGAACAATCCGGCCTTCGTGCATGGCGGCCCGTTCGCCAACATCGCGCATGGCTGCAACTCGGTGGTCGCCACCACGACGGCGCTCAAGCTTGCCGACTACGTCGTGACGGAAGCCGGCTTCGGCGCCGACCTCGGCGCGGAAAAATTCTTCGACATCAAGTGCCGCAAGGCCGGGCTGAAGCCGGCGGCGGCGGTCATCGTCGCCACCGTACGCGCCATGAAAATGAATGGCGGCGTCAAGAAGGAAGACCTCGGCAAGGAAAACATCGAGGCGGTGAAGAAGGGCTGCGCCAATCTCGGCCGCCACATCGAGAACATCAGGCAGTTCGGCGTGCCGGCGGTAGTTGCCATCAACCACTTCTACTCCGACACGGATGGCGAAATCCAGGCGATGAAGGATTATGTCGCCTCGATGGGCGAAGAGGCGATCCTGTGCAAGCACTGGGCCAACGGCTCGGCCGGCATCGAGGATCTCGCCAAGAAAGTGGTGGCGCTGGCCGAATCCGGTGCCTCGCAGTTCGCGCCGCTCTATCCCGACGCCATGCCGCTGTTCGAGAAGATCAACACCATCGTCCAGCGCATCTATCGCGGCTCGGAAGCGATCGCCGACAAGTCGGTGCGCGACCAGTTGCACGCCTGGGAGCAGGCCGGCTACGGCCACTTGCCGGTGTGCATGGCCAAGACGCAGTATTCCTTCTCGACCGACCCGAACCTGCGCGGTGCGCCAACCGGCCACACCGTACCGGTGCGCGAGGTCAGGCTTTCGGCGGGTGCCGGCTTCGTCGTCATTATCTGCGGCGAGGTCATGACCATGCCCGGCCTGCCCAGGGCGCCGTCGTCGGAAAAGATCTTCCTCAACGAAGCCGGCCAGATCGAAGGCCTGTTCTAG
- a CDS encoding DUF2333 family protein — MLDPIVNFFVRIFQWIGRGIGLLIGVILWPFIWAGRWYTQRGWILKALVGLALLVLLGLYANFFYATQWWNNFNPSYPDTYTFEKRNISAGEQVAAGAGADTARTCGNSGIAQIAADLTDFNVNQNAWISSMILYKLGLFGISWDNTPWMDNKASFQRGINQAVRRTATELADNLGRVRTTSQIDADLQDARGNLQFDEYTWYFGVSPFGPKTPTPSYYRDAVRKLRSFNARLATCQATFDARADNLKQYIDRIASDIGSTSAILKERAENHNNGWFDFRADDRYWFAYGQLYAYYGLMKGAQADFEDVIKEKHLQSLWDTMDAQFVSALRIQPFIIANGREDGWLLPTHLTTMGFYVLRVRSNMVEISNVLTQ, encoded by the coding sequence ATGCTCGATCCGATCGTGAACTTCTTCGTCAGGATTTTCCAATGGATCGGCCGCGGCATCGGGCTCCTGATCGGCGTCATCTTGTGGCCGTTCATCTGGGCCGGGCGCTGGTATACGCAGCGCGGTTGGATCCTCAAGGCCCTGGTCGGCCTCGCCTTGCTCGTGCTGCTCGGCCTCTATGCCAATTTCTTCTACGCCACCCAGTGGTGGAACAATTTCAACCCGAGCTATCCCGACACCTACACGTTCGAGAAGCGCAACATCTCGGCGGGCGAACAGGTAGCCGCCGGTGCCGGTGCCGACACTGCCAGGACCTGCGGCAACTCCGGCATCGCCCAGATTGCCGCCGATTTGACCGACTTCAACGTTAACCAGAATGCCTGGATCTCGTCGATGATCCTCTACAAGCTCGGCCTGTTCGGCATCAGCTGGGACAACACGCCGTGGATGGACAACAAGGCCTCATTCCAGCGCGGCATCAACCAGGCGGTGCGCCGCACCGCGACCGAGCTCGCCGACAATCTCGGCCGTGTGCGCACGACATCGCAGATCGACGCCGACCTGCAGGATGCGCGCGGCAATCTGCAGTTCGACGAGTACACCTGGTATTTCGGTGTAAGCCCGTTCGGCCCGAAGACGCCGACCCCGAGCTATTATCGCGACGCCGTGCGCAAGCTGCGCTCCTTCAACGCCCGCCTCGCCACCTGCCAGGCCACCTTTGATGCCCGTGCCGACAATCTGAAGCAATATATCGACCGTATCGCCAGCGATATCGGCTCGACCTCGGCCATCCTCAAGGAACGTGCCGAAAACCATAACAATGGCTGGTTCGATTTCCGCGCCGACGACCGCTACTGGTTCGCCTATGGCCAGCTCTACGCCTATTACGGACTGATGAAGGGCGCGCAGGCCGACTTCGAGGACGTCATCAAGGAAAAGCACCTGCAGAGCCTGTGGGATACGATGGACGCGCAGTTCGTCTCGGCGCTGCGCATCCAGCCCTTCATCATCGCCAATGGCCGCGAGGACGGCTGGCTCCTGCCCACGCATCTGACGACCATGGGCTTCTATGTGCTCAGGGTGCGTTCCAACATGGTCGAAATCAGCAACGTGCTGACGCAGTAG
- a CDS encoding DUF6638 family protein, with protein sequence MNARKPDLLRDNELIYGRLLVVDEPHLIERYNKALAAFGLEPTKLKSFQIDRTGFSPEVAEECGNYGYLDPNEVNRRFIILTPSQIDLPVVHTAFSNTSQLMFEFMSRNQRAIDALTIKDVIYGEIEDSIPKVNDIEDLLSINQVEFKVLSAEDVLGKAAELGKLVDRLKQEPDAWRDNAMLTRMVELAKICGDIRENALVPDQVIFRHNAYWTSHFGGLYVFVDPDMTTVISDPAAPGFRRSRPWQVSYLSIKDADKVFKFLAATGRIELPRASWIEASGYLEHRAEMVVRALIRDAEPDRNLTDVDKVWLQTWIQGHADVIARDGNFPFLNAAKREIAQLGHLKIEDVFPQQRFLAVRAKPDHPDAWLTNRLISDFVPSDFVSRYVFNKQGFYKDYEGFSDAWRSHVVDILKTTYLKDKVAFRTRLYGLTD encoded by the coding sequence ATGAACGCCCGCAAACCCGATCTCCTGCGCGACAACGAGCTCATTTACGGCCGGCTGCTCGTCGTCGACGAGCCGCATCTCATCGAGCGCTACAACAAGGCGCTTGCCGCCTTTGGCCTCGAGCCCACCAAGCTGAAGAGCTTCCAGATCGACCGCACCGGTTTTTCGCCGGAAGTGGCGGAGGAATGCGGCAACTACGGCTACCTCGATCCCAATGAGGTCAACCGCCGCTTCATCATCCTGACGCCGTCGCAGATCGACCTGCCGGTGGTGCACACCGCCTTCTCCAACACCTCGCAGCTGATGTTCGAGTTCATGTCCAGGAATCAGCGCGCCATAGACGCGCTGACCATCAAGGATGTCATCTACGGCGAGATCGAGGATTCCATTCCCAAGGTCAACGATATCGAGGATCTGCTGTCGATCAACCAAGTCGAATTCAAGGTGCTGTCGGCCGAAGATGTGCTGGGCAAGGCCGCGGAGCTCGGCAAGCTCGTCGACCGCCTGAAACAGGAGCCTGACGCCTGGCGCGACAACGCCATGCTCACCCGCATGGTGGAACTGGCCAAGATCTGCGGCGACATCCGCGAGAACGCGCTGGTGCCCGACCAGGTAATCTTCCGCCACAACGCCTACTGGACCAGCCATTTCGGCGGGCTCTACGTGTTCGTCGACCCCGACATGACGACCGTCATCAGCGATCCGGCGGCCCCCGGGTTCCGCCGCTCGCGGCCGTGGCAGGTAAGCTATCTCTCGATCAAGGACGCCGACAAGGTGTTCAAGTTCCTCGCCGCCACCGGCCGCATCGAACTGCCGCGCGCCTCCTGGATCGAAGCCTCGGGCTATCTCGAGCACCGCGCCGAGATGGTGGTGCGCGCGCTGATCCGCGACGCCGAGCCGGATCGCAATCTGACCGACGTCGACAAGGTCTGGCTGCAGACCTGGATCCAGGGTCATGCCGATGTGATCGCCAGGGACGGCAATTTCCCCTTCCTCAACGCCGCCAAGCGCGAGATTGCCCAGCTCGGCCATCTCAAGATCGAGGATGTGTTCCCGCAGCAGCGCTTCCTGGCGGTCCGCGCCAAGCCCGACCATCCCGACGCCTGGCTGACCAACCGGCTGATCTCGGATTTCGTGCCGTCGGACTTCGTCTCGCGCTACGTCTTCAACAAGCAGGGCTTCTACAAGGACTATGAGGGCTTCAGCGACGCCTGGCGATCGCATGTTGTGGACATTCTGAAAACCACATATCTGAAGGACAAGGTGGCGTTCCGCACGCGCCTTTACGGCCTGACTGACTAG
- a CDS encoding endonuclease domain-containing protein, whose amino-acid sequence MRGPLIETTKRARRLGQSDNDAEDALWMELRDRRLNGYKFVRQFPIGSYFADFACRECQLVVEVDGSQHADNKYDRVRDQFMVSNDWSVLRFWNADVLKERDAVLETILAAIERRLDRHIETNNLRFIAAKGYGETCP is encoded by the coding sequence ATGCGTGGACCATTAATCGAGACGACCAAGCGAGCAAGACGATTGGGTCAGTCGGACAATGACGCCGAAGATGCGCTTTGGATGGAATTGCGCGACCGCAGACTGAACGGGTACAAATTCGTGCGACAGTTTCCGATAGGCAGCTACTTTGCTGATTTTGCCTGCAGAGAATGCCAGCTGGTTGTCGAAGTGGACGGCAGTCAACACGCTGACAACAAATATGATCGGGTCCGTGACCAATTCATGGTTTCAAATGATTGGTCTGTACTCCGCTTTTGGAACGCGGACGTATTAAAGGAACGAGACGCGGTGCTCGAGACTATATTGGCGGCTATCGAACGGCGCCTCGATCGCCATATCGAGACGAACAATCTTCGATTTATCGCCGCCAAAGGCTATGGGGAGACATGTCCTTGA